The genomic interval GCCGAGGCGCGCGTGCTCTCGTGCGCGCTCGACGCGGCCGAGGCGGCGGTCGCGGCCGGCGAGCGCGACGCGGCGGCGCTCCTCGAGATCGTGCGCAAGGAGATCGCGCGCGCACCGCACGCCGCCATCGACTACGCCGAGCTGCGCGATCCCGCGACGCTCGCGCCCGTGACCCGCCTCGAGGGCCCCGCCCTCCTGGCCCTCGCCGTGCGTCTTCCGGCGCGCGCGGCGGGCCCGGCGGCGGTCCGCTTGATCGACAACCGCGTCCTGGAGGCCCCGCGCCGATGACCCGCACGATGCTCAAGTCGAAGATCCACCGCGCCACCGTGACCGAGGCCAACCTCGAGTACGAGGGCAGCGTCTCGATCGACACGGACCTGCTCGAGGCGGCCGACATCCTCCCCTACGAGGCCGTCGACATCTGGGACTGCACGAACGGAGCGCGCCTGCGGACCTACGCGATCCCGGGCGGGAAGGGCACGGGCGAGATCTGCGTCAACGGCGCCGCGGCCCACCGGATCAAGCCGCACGACGTCGTCATCATCGCGAGCTGGGTGGACGTGCCCGAGGAGCGCGCGCGGGGCTGGCAGGCGCGGCGCGTCTTCGTGGACGCCGAGAACCGCATCCGCGAGTAGCGCCCGCCGCGCGTCCCGGTTGCTACCTTCCGCCGCGATGGCGGAGGGGGGACGCAAGCTCGCCCAGAAGTTCGTCGCCGTGAACCGGCGCGCCCGCCACGATTACGAGATCCTCGATACGATCGAGGCCGGGATGGTGCTGGTCGGTCCGGAGGTGAAGTCGCTGCGGCAGGGCAGGGCCAGCCTCTCCGACGCGTACGCGGTGGTGCGCCGCGGGGAGCTGTGGCTCGTGAACGCCCACGTGAGCCCCTACGAGCAGGCGGGGCGCGACAACCCGAACCCGCGCCGCGAGCGCAAGCTCCTGGCGCACCGCGCGGAGATCGCGCGGCTGGCCGGGCAGGTGGCGGAGCGAGGGCTCACGCTCGTGCCGCTGTCGCTCTACTTCAAGGACGGGCGCGCCAAGGTCGAGCTGGCCCTGGCCCGCGGCAAGCGCAGCGCCGACAAGCGCGACACCATCCGCGAGCGCGAGCAGGCGCGCGAGATCGAGCGCGCGATGAGCCGCGGGAGGCGCCGGTGACGGGCCCCTGCGCGCGCTGGGCGCTCGCGGCGGTGGCGCTCGCGGCCGCCGGCTGCGGCGCGTACGCCAAGCCCTCCCGCGAGCCCTTCCTCCCGAGCCGCTACGACTACGCCCGGTTCCGTGACGAGGGTCCGGGCCGGGCCGACGCGCTCCTCGAGCCCAACTACCTGCCCTTCGCGGCGCACCGGATGGAGCTCGCCGGCCACCGGGAGGACGTGATCGTCTTCTGCCGCTGGGACCAGGACCGCTTCCCGCTCTCGGTCTACGTCTACCAGCCGAGCATCCCGGCGGAGCTCCAGAGCGAGTTCCGGACGCAGGACCCCTCCGAGTACGTGGACGCGGCCTGGCGCGCGCTCGCGAGCTGGCAGGAGGCGGGCACGGGCGCCGTCTCGTTCCAGCGCGCGGCGAACGCCGACGACGCCGACCTGCGCGTGGAGCTGATCGGCGCCGCGGGCCCCGCCCCCGAGGAGGGCGTGCAGGTGCTCGGCACGACCCCGCTCGCGCGCGCGTGCCGGGTGCAGGGGCGCAGCATCGTCCAGGACCGGCTCGACGTGCGCTTCAAGGTGCCGGTGATCCGCATCTACGTGGCCGACCAGCACGGCCTGCTCCCGCCCGACCAGGTGGAGCGCAACGTGCTCCACGAGATGGGGCACGCGCTCGGCATGAAGGGCCACAGCCCGATCCCGGCCGATCTGATGTACGAGGTCGCGCGCGACCGGCGCGTCTCGCGCCTGTCGCAGGCCGACGCGAACACG from Deltaproteobacteria bacterium carries:
- the smpB gene encoding SsrA-binding protein SmpB; the encoded protein is MAEGGRKLAQKFVAVNRRARHDYEILDTIEAGMVLVGPEVKSLRQGRASLSDAYAVVRRGELWLVNAHVSPYEQAGRDNPNPRRERKLLAHRAEIARLAGQVAERGLTLVPLSLYFKDGRAKVELALARGKRSADKRDTIREREQAREIERAMSRGRRR
- a CDS encoding aspartate 1-decarboxylase — protein: MTRTMLKSKIHRATVTEANLEYEGSVSIDTDLLEAADILPYEAVDIWDCTNGARLRTYAIPGGKGTGEICVNGAAAHRIKPHDVVIIASWVDVPEERARGWQARRVFVDAENRIRE